A section of the bacterium genome encodes:
- the murA gene encoding UDP-N-acetylglucosamine 1-carboxyvinyltransferase: MDRLRVLGGASLQGTVRVSGAKNAALPELAAALLTAGELRLDNVPDVKDVRTLVRLLGDLGAKAERLGEHRYALSTARVESPEAPYELVRTMRASVLVLGPLVARCGRARVSLPGGCAIGARPIDRHLDGLAKLGAEIRLDHGYVEARAERLRGAEIVFTDVTVTGTENLLMAATLAEGRTVLRRAAREPEVVDLAALLVKMGAKIEGAGTDTIVVEGVPELGGAEHRVIPDRIEAGTFLIAAAVTGGKITLEDVEPSHLEAVIEQLRRVQLSIETGAGWIRVGNGRPLHAVDLETAPYPGFPTDLQAQYMVLMTQAGGVCRLKETIFENRFMHVPELRRMGAMVSLAGGAATIEGPTPLTGAEVTASDLRASVSLVLAGLAARGETTVHRVYHLDRGYERIEDKLQALGARIERLTER, encoded by the coding sequence GTGGATAGACTCCGCGTGCTCGGCGGCGCGTCGCTCCAAGGGACGGTCCGCGTCTCGGGGGCCAAGAACGCCGCCCTCCCCGAACTCGCCGCGGCGCTGCTCACCGCGGGCGAACTCCGGCTCGACAACGTCCCGGACGTGAAGGACGTGCGGACCTTGGTGCGCCTGCTGGGCGACCTCGGCGCGAAGGCCGAGAGGCTCGGCGAGCACCGCTACGCCCTCTCCACCGCGCGGGTCGAGAGCCCCGAGGCGCCGTACGAGCTCGTCCGCACGATGCGCGCGTCGGTGCTCGTGCTCGGGCCGCTCGTCGCCCGCTGCGGCCGGGCGCGCGTCTCGCTCCCCGGCGGCTGCGCGATCGGCGCGCGGCCCATCGACCGCCACCTCGACGGCCTGGCCAAGCTCGGCGCCGAGATCCGGCTCGACCACGGCTACGTCGAGGCGCGGGCCGAGCGGCTGCGCGGGGCGGAGATCGTCTTCACCGACGTCACCGTCACCGGCACGGAGAACCTGCTGATGGCGGCGACGCTCGCCGAGGGGCGCACGGTGCTGCGCCGCGCGGCGCGCGAACCCGAAGTCGTCGACCTCGCCGCGCTCCTCGTCAAGATGGGGGCGAAGATCGAGGGCGCGGGGACCGACACGATCGTCGTCGAGGGTGTGCCGGAGCTCGGCGGCGCCGAGCACCGCGTCATCCCCGATCGGATCGAGGCGGGGACGTTCCTCATCGCCGCCGCCGTCACCGGCGGCAAGATCACGCTCGAGGACGTCGAGCCGTCGCATCTCGAGGCGGTGATCGAGCAGCTGCGCCGGGTGCAGCTCTCGATCGAGACCGGCGCCGGCTGGATCCGCGTCGGCAACGGCCGCCCGCTGCACGCCGTGGACCTCGAGACCGCGCCCTACCCCGGCTTCCCGACCGACCTGCAGGCGCAGTACATGGTGCTGATGACGCAGGCCGGCGGCGTCTGCCGGCTCAAGGAAACGATCTTCGAGAACCGCTTCATGCACGTGCCGGAGCTGCGCCGGATGGGGGCGATGGTCTCGCTCGCCGGCGGCGCGGCGACGATCGAAGGCCCGACGCCGCTGACCGGCGCCGAGGTGACGGCGTCCGACCTGCGGGCCAGCGTCTCGCTCGTTCTCGCCGGGCTCGCGGCGCGCGGCGAGACGACCGTCCACCGCGTCTACCACCTCGACCGCGGCTACGAGCGGATCGAGGACAAGCTGCAGGCGCTCGGCGCGCGGATCGAGCGCCTGACGGAGAGGTGA
- a CDS encoding M48 family metalloprotease — protein sequence MKKTAFFRVAVVVTLAAFVFSCATTHVPPISGAGAAFKPDKDEKALWQASRDEEQKLLSKAKLHDDPLLEDYLEGIVRRLNPPAMAENPEIGFRVRVIEDPTLNAFAYPHGTLYVHTGLLARMENEDQLATVLGHEMTHVEGRHMLRYQRSAQNKAIAFSVAAIAAAVIVAGKEGDAVRDGDYGRAARTRVLTDILVGLGLQLAFIAAINGYGRNLEREADEGGFQKMAAAGYDTNESPRVYQLLMEDHGDQGKTEAFFFGSHPRLAERITAAKEWNTAHKGSAPVKATGADNESFARRMRPVVREDARLNIDLGRLSIAEYELNRVLKLTPDDPAALLLMGRLRLKQADGEKRDDARRARLDEAERSFEAALKLNPEQAAAHRELGVLAFKRGDNAGACRHFDEYLRLAPRAEDAARIRDYQLELKKDGRCPEAAPAPAAPPAPPSGVSVDRP from the coding sequence ATGAAGAAGACCGCGTTCTTCCGCGTCGCCGTCGTCGTCACCCTCGCCGCGTTCGTCTTCTCCTGCGCCACGACGCACGTCCCGCCGATCTCCGGCGCCGGCGCGGCGTTCAAGCCGGACAAGGACGAGAAGGCGCTCTGGCAGGCGTCGCGCGACGAAGAGCAGAAGCTCCTCTCCAAGGCCAAGCTGCACGACGACCCGCTGCTCGAGGACTACCTCGAGGGGATCGTCCGCCGGCTGAACCCGCCGGCGATGGCCGAGAACCCGGAGATCGGCTTCCGCGTGCGCGTGATCGAGGACCCGACGCTGAACGCCTTCGCCTACCCGCACGGCACGCTCTACGTCCACACCGGGCTGCTCGCGCGGATGGAGAACGAGGACCAGCTCGCCACGGTGCTCGGCCACGAGATGACGCACGTCGAGGGGCGCCACATGCTGCGCTACCAGCGCAGCGCGCAGAACAAGGCGATCGCCTTCTCCGTCGCGGCGATCGCCGCCGCGGTGATCGTCGCCGGCAAGGAAGGCGACGCGGTGCGGGACGGCGACTACGGCCGCGCCGCGCGGACCCGCGTCCTGACCGACATCCTCGTCGGGCTCGGGCTGCAGCTCGCCTTCATCGCGGCGATCAACGGCTACGGCCGCAACCTCGAGCGCGAGGCCGACGAAGGCGGCTTCCAGAAGATGGCCGCCGCGGGGTACGACACCAACGAGTCGCCGCGCGTCTACCAGTTGCTGATGGAGGACCACGGCGACCAGGGGAAGACCGAGGCGTTCTTCTTCGGCTCGCACCCGCGCCTCGCGGAGCGGATCACCGCGGCCAAGGAGTGGAACACGGCGCACAAGGGGTCCGCGCCGGTGAAGGCGACCGGGGCGGACAACGAGTCGTTCGCCCGCCGGATGCGCCCGGTCGTGCGCGAGGACGCGCGGCTGAACATCGACCTCGGGCGGCTGTCGATCGCGGAGTACGAGCTGAACCGCGTGCTGAAGCTGACGCCGGACGATCCGGCGGCGCTGCTGCTGATGGGCCGGCTGCGGCTGAAGCAGGCCGACGGCGAGAAGCGCGACGACGCGCGGCGGGCGAGGCTGGACGAGGCGGAGCGGTCGTTCGAGGCGGCGCTGAAGCTGAATCCGGAGCAGGCGGCGGCGCACCGCGAGCTGGGGGTGTTGGCGTTCAAGCGCGGCGACAACGCCGGCGCGTGCCGGCACTTCGACGAGTATCTGCGCCTCGCGCCTCGCGCCGAGGACGCGGCGCGGATCCGCGACTATCAGCTGGAGCTCAAGAAGGACGGCCGCTGCCCCGAAGCGGCGCCCGCGCCTGCCGCGCCGCCGGCGCCGCCGTCCGGCGTCTCCGTGGATCGCCCGTAG
- a CDS encoding histidine triad nucleotide-binding protein, with protein MAQDCLFCRIVAGEIPAKIVHEDPLCVAFEDINPQAPMHVLVVPRAHVARLNDLRGEHEPLVGHMVTVAAELAKARGVAEGGYRAVFNCNAGAGQTVFHVHLHVLGGRSFGWPPG; from the coding sequence ATGGCCCAGGACTGCCTCTTCTGCCGCATCGTCGCCGGGGAGATCCCGGCGAAGATCGTCCACGAGGACCCGCTCTGCGTCGCCTTCGAGGACATCAACCCGCAGGCGCCGATGCACGTCCTCGTCGTGCCGCGGGCGCACGTCGCGAGGCTGAACGACCTGCGCGGCGAGCACGAGCCGCTCGTCGGGCACATGGTGACGGTCGCGGCCGAGCTGGCCAAGGCGCGCGGCGTCGCCGAGGGCGGCTACCGCGCCGTCTTCAACTGCAACGCCGGGGCGGGCCAGACGGTCTTCCACGTCCACCTGCACGTCCTCGGCGGACGCTCGTTCGGCTGGCCTCCGGGCTAG